A single Bifidobacterium scardovii JCM 12489 = DSM 13734 DNA region contains:
- a CDS encoding aldo/keto reductase, whose amino-acid sequence MGKNLEVSAIGLGCMGFSHGYGEPTDEKEAIKAILEAVNMGYTFFDTAEVYGPYVNEELVGKALREVRDRVVIATKFGVHLEHVSTGAPIPDARPEVIRQSVEGSLKRLGTERIDLYYQHRLDPQVPVEDVAGVMSELIDEGKIAHWGISEADENAIRRAHAVCPLTAAENRYSMMARKYESLFPVLEELGIGFVAFSPMANGFLTGKYLGQDRFTPGTDYRSDMPQFTPEAVRQNRELLRLIADMADSKHATSAQISLAWMLCRKPWIVPIPGSRKIERLQENAQAADIQLSADEVRGLDAALDSIPMSAVFGGHQAK is encoded by the coding sequence TTGGGCAAGAATCTGGAGGTCTCGGCCATCGGCTTGGGCTGCATGGGATTCTCGCACGGCTACGGCGAGCCGACCGATGAGAAGGAAGCCATCAAGGCGATTCTCGAGGCCGTGAACATGGGTTACACGTTCTTCGACACAGCCGAAGTGTACGGACCATATGTCAACGAGGAACTGGTGGGCAAGGCGTTGCGCGAGGTGCGCGATCGTGTGGTCATTGCCACGAAGTTCGGCGTGCATCTGGAGCATGTGAGCACCGGCGCACCGATTCCGGACGCCCGCCCCGAGGTCATCCGCCAGTCGGTCGAGGGCTCGCTCAAGCGGCTCGGCACCGAACGCATCGATCTGTATTACCAGCATCGGCTTGACCCGCAGGTGCCGGTCGAGGATGTGGCCGGCGTGATGAGCGAGCTAATCGACGAAGGCAAAATCGCCCACTGGGGGATTTCCGAAGCTGACGAAAATGCGATTCGACGCGCGCATGCGGTCTGCCCGCTCACGGCCGCGGAGAACCGGTATTCGATGATGGCTCGTAAGTACGAGTCACTGTTCCCCGTATTGGAGGAGTTAGGCATCGGTTTTGTTGCCTTCTCCCCTATGGCCAACGGCTTCCTGACCGGTAAATATCTGGGTCAGGACCGGTTCACGCCGGGCACCGACTACCGCAGTGACATGCCGCAGTTCACACCTGAAGCCGTGCGACAGAACCGTGAGCTGCTGCGTCTGATCGCCGACATGGCCGACTCCAAGCATGCGACCAGCGCGCAAATCTCGCTCGCGTGGATGCTGTGCAGGAAGCCCTGGATCGTGCCGATTCCCGGTAGCCGCAAGATTGAGCGACTGCAGGAAAATGCACAGGCCGCGGATATCCAATTGTCCGCCGACGAGGTGCGTGGGCTGGACGCCGCGCTCGACTCGATTCCCATGTCCGCCGTGTTCGGCGGCCACCAAGCGAAGTAA
- a CDS encoding flavodoxin translates to MMRKTAVTLLAAASLFVFAGCGETSGGSSTGNDSSSGSASSGSASQNATTGETVAGSGDGKTLVAYFSLPDSETDDSTVTVDGENLGNVQYMAMTIADSTGADLFRIEPATPYTTDHDALTEVALQEQRDNARPELAANVENFDQYDTVFLGYPIWWSDMPQILYTFMESNDFAGKTVIPFSSHGGSGLAGTVESITRTLPDATVVENALSISRNDMESTPDRVSAWLQELGY, encoded by the coding sequence ATGATGAGGAAAACAGCCGTCACTCTACTGGCCGCGGCATCATTGTTCGTCTTCGCCGGATGCGGAGAAACCTCCGGTGGATCATCGACCGGCAATGATTCCAGCTCGGGTAGCGCCTCGTCCGGTTCGGCGTCGCAGAATGCGACTACTGGCGAGACCGTTGCCGGCAGCGGCGACGGTAAGACGCTGGTCGCGTACTTCTCCCTGCCGGACAGCGAAACGGATGACAGCACCGTTACCGTGGATGGCGAGAATCTCGGCAACGTGCAGTACATGGCGATGACCATCGCCGATTCGACCGGCGCCGACCTGTTCCGCATCGAACCGGCAACCCCGTACACCACTGATCACGACGCGCTTACCGAAGTCGCATTGCAGGAGCAACGTGATAACGCCCGCCCCGAATTGGCCGCGAACGTCGAGAATTTCGACCAGTACGACACGGTGTTCCTCGGCTACCCGATCTGGTGGTCGGATATGCCGCAGATTCTCTACACGTTCATGGAATCCAATGATTTCGCCGGCAAGACTGTGATTCCGTTCAGTTCTCACGGCGGTTCCGGGCTGGCCGGCACGGTCGAATCAATCACACGCACGTTGCCGGATGCCACGGTGGTCGAAAACGCGCTGTCCATCTCCCGCAACGATATGGAGTCCACGCCGGATCGGGTGTCCGCCTGGCTCCAGGAACTCGGATACTGA